The Deltaproteobacteria bacterium sequence CTCCAGGATTATCTCCGGGAAATCGGCGGCTTTGAGCTCCCCGTCCTCGACGGCCGCCCTGAGCGCCTCCTCGACGAGACCGGCTATCTTCGCCCTCATCTCTTCACCTCCGTGAGCTCTCCGTACTGGTCGGGCCTCCTGTCCTTCAGAAAGACCCACTCGTTTCGCACGGCGCTTATGGCGTGGAGGTCGAGGTCCGCGAGCACCACCCCCTCCGAGGCTCCGGCCGGCCCTTCAACCAGGTCTCCGCCGGGACCGGCGCAGAAGCTCGCGCCGTAGAACTCCTGCTCGCCCTCGCTTCCCGTGCGGTTCACCCTGAAGACGTAGATGCCGTTTGCCTGGGCCGAGGCGGCCGCCGCCCTCTCCCACTTGCGCCGCGAGTGGACGTAGGCCGACGCCGTGGGGACGAATACCATCTGGACGCCCTTGAGGGCCAATATCCTGAAGCCCTCGGGGAAGAAGACGTCCCAGCACAGCAGCACGCCGACGGTGCCGAAGCTCGTCTCGAATACGGGGAAACCGAGGTCTCCGGGGCTGAAGTAGGCCTTCTCCTCCCAGAATGGAAGCTGGGGCACGTGGACCTTGCGGTACCTGCCAAGCACCGCGCCGCCCTCGTCGATGACAAAGGCCGTGTTGTAGAAACGCCCGCCGTCGCGCTCGAAGATGGGCGCGATGACCACCGAGCCGGCCCGCCTCGCCGCCTCGCGCAGAAACGACACCGTCTCGCCATCCTCGGGCTCGGCCCACCGGAAGTTGTCCTTCGATATGACCGCCGGGAACCAGGGGGTGCTGAAGAGCTGGGGCAGGCATATGACCCTTGCGCCCCGCTCCGCGGCCGCCGCTATGAGTGAGCCGGCGACCTTGAGATTCCTCGCCCTCACCGCCGTCGGCGACATCTGGATCCCCGCTGTCTTCACGCTTCCTTTCATCGCTCTCCTCTTGT is a genomic window containing:
- a CDS encoding acyltransferase, which gives rise to MKGSVKTAGIQMSPTAVRARNLKVAGSLIAAAAERGARVICLPQLFSTPWFPAVISKDNFRWAEPEDGETVSFLREAARRAGSVVIAPIFERDGGRFYNTAFVIDEGGAVLGRYRKVHVPQLPFWEEKAYFSPGDLGFPVFETSFGTVGVLLCWDVFFPEGFRILALKGVQMVFVPTASAYVHSRRKWERAAAASAQANGIYVFRVNRTGSEGEQEFYGASFCAGPGGDLVEGPAGASEGVVLADLDLHAISAVRNEWVFLKDRRPDQYGELTEVKR